The Chitinophagales bacterium region CTAATGAAAATGGCATTACTACGGAAAATGCCTGTACTTTGGTAATGCTCTCAAATAATATTTACTAAAAAGAGGGATGCCTTTATGACATCCCTCTTATTAACCTGAGCTCGATAATTATATGTGTTCCAGCTTATCGTTTGAAATTCATATCAAACAAAACTGAAGCATAAACTCTAGTACCGATAAGAGGTGTACCATATGAAGTTCTGTATTTTTGGTTGGTAAGGTTTGATCCACCAACACTAAAAGTGAGATAATAGTCTGGCAATTGATAGTTCAACTGTGCATCCAATATATTGAAGCTTTCTACCTGTCCATCACCAAAAGAACTTTCCCAGAAATAATCATCAACCCATTTCCAATTTACGTTAAAGCCCAAGCCTTTCCAGATCATTTTGCCCTGTACGCCCAGGTTCATTTTGTGTTTTGGGGTGTTAAACCCTGGAATAATTGGGTCAGTCAGGTCGTCAGTATTGATATCTGCATAAGTATAATTTGCAGATGCACTGTAGCCTTTTCCAAAATAATAAGACAAGCCCAGCAAAAATCCCCATGAACGAACAGTTTCTTTTGCATTTACCTTTATCTGGTAAAGTTCGTATTCTTCAGTAATAATGGCATCTTCTCCGCTTTGCTCACCGGCTTTTCCATCCCCTAATGGACGAACTACACGAATATCCCCGATAAAATTTTTGTACCAGTTATAATATACTGTTGCATCGACATAGAATTTCTTAAAAAATACACCCCTGTATCCCAATTCAATAGTTCTTACTTGTTCTGGTTGAACAGGCTGCAAAGTTATTGAGTCGAGCAAGGAAGGATCTATTTCTCCAACATATTCTTCAACCCCTGCAGAATTTGGTTTAGTTGAATCTTTCATGGCGTTAAAATCCTGTACAGATTCCCATGTGTACAAATTTTCAAATCCATTAATATTTCCAAGCAATTTAATTGGTCCTAAATCGAGCTGAATATATTGATCTTGAAGTGTTGGTGCCCGGAAAGCAGACTGTCCTGATAAACGAAAATTGTGTTGGTTCCAGTTGAAAAGTATAGATCCTTTGGGCGACCATTGCCCATTGAAATTTTGGTGTTTATCGTAGCGAATTGAACCGATCAATTTCAAGTGATCGTCAAAAAACTCACGCGATATCTGGGTAAACATACCAAACTCATAGGTGTTAAGATTAACAAATTCAGCATCAGTGTCGGGGTTTCCGTTTTCCAGTGTATCCGCAGGATTTACCAGGGTATCTCTGAAAATAGTACCAAATGATCTAGGTTGATACATTCTGAAAGACCCCCCCATTAAAATATCAATTTCTTTTGTCCACAATTCCCCTTTCCATGCCAAAGGATTAAATTGAAGGTCAATATGCTGTAGAGAAGATTCATCAACAAATTTTGATCCTTCTTGCAAATCTGGATTGTTGATTGTTGCTTGATAAATTGAATCAAACTCATGTGTACCGGGTTGAAACCAAGCCCCATCGGCAGCAACTCTTGCAACAGAGTCTGCGTATTCTACATCTTCAATATCCGTTTCGTCAGGATCGAAATCTGTAAGGGTGTCCAATTGTTCAAAATAAGTACTGAGGTATTCACCTATCCACTCAGGGACACCTTGTCTGGAAAGATTATTAGCAGTAAACACCATATCGTAGGAATCCCCGGCATTTTCTTTTGTGGTATAACCGCGAATTGTAAAATACTTTCCACTCAATTCAAGTTGATGTTGCTGAAAAGTGATATTGTTGATGCTATAGCGGTTTGACCCCTGATAAATACCTGTACCTCTACCAAATTTATAGTTATAGGATGCTTCAAGGTTATCATTTATTTTATAATGGGCTGCTGCAGCAATTTTCAAACTTTTTGTACGATAATCAGCTATTTCAACTTCATCGTATCCGGGTGCGTGAATTTCTTTTTTCCCGGGAGCAGCCTCAGGTGCAAAGTCCAGATACCCAGTAGTTAATTTAATATAGGTTTCGCGGTCTTCGGGGTCAATGGTTTCATCTTCAGCAAGTTCATATAAAATCTTTGTAAGATCCTGAGTTGTTTCAATATCCCCATAACGATTGGCTACTGAATCATTAGCTTCCCAGTCATCAATTTCCATGTAACCGGCAGTTAATTTTACAGCAAATTTTTCCTTTTCTCCAAATGCCTGTGCATAGCGCGCCTGAATATCATAATACCCTCTATTCCCTCCTTTGACCTGGGCACTGACTCCTTGGTAATCAAATGGATTCTTTGTTTTCATACTTATTGCACCCTGGAATGCATTAGGGCCATAAAGTGCAGACGCGGGTCCGGAAATTATCTCAACACTCTCCAAATCAATATCAGGTGCGCCTACCAAATTACCTACAGGAAAATTAAGTCCCGGTGCCTGATTGTCCACTCCATCAACGAACTGCACAATACGGACTGGTGCAGTAGTATTAAAACCTCTAGTATTAAATACCTTAAACCCTTCACT contains the following coding sequences:
- a CDS encoding TonB-dependent receptor, whose amino-acid sequence is MEKFVCIIALLSLCLSQSIAQNTLRGKVQDEQTKEALVAVNVLIEGSNKGTVTDLEGNFELNIGDVDRVDILISYVGYEQKKITFTVPFNENVTINLRPAIIPGQEVVVTASRVSESLMEAPLEIQKMNTSDIKTSASGDFYESMGSLKGVDMIMASEGFKVFNTRGFNTTAPVRIVQFVDGVDNQAPGLNFPVGNLVGAPDIDLESVEIISGPASALYGPNAFQGAISMKTKNPFDYQGVSAQVKGGNRGYYDIQARYAQAFGEKEKFAVKLTAGYMEIDDWEANDSVANRYGDIETTQDLTKILYELAEDETIDPEDRETYIKLTTGYLDFAPEAAPGKKEIHAPGYDEVEIADYRTKSLKIAAAAHYKINDNLEASYNYKFGRGTGIYQGSNRYSINNITFQQHQLELSGKYFTIRGYTTKENAGDSYDMVFTANNLSRQGVPEWIGEYLSTYFEQLDTLTDFDPDETDIEDVEYADSVARVAADGAWFQPGTHEFDSIYQATINNPDLQEGSKFVDESSLQHIDLQFNPLAWKGELWTKEIDILMGGSFRMYQPRSFGTIFRDTLVNPADTLENGNPDTDAEFVNLNTYEFGMFTQISREFFDDHLKLIGSIRYDKHQNFNGQWSPKGSILFNWNQHNFRLSGQSAFRAPTLQDQYIQLDLGPIKLLGNINGFENLYTWESVQDFNAMKDSTKPNSAGVEEYVGEIDPSLLDSITLQPVQPEQVRTIELGYRGVFFKKFYVDATVYYNWYKNFIGDIRVVRPLGDGKAGEQSGEDAIITEEYELYQIKVNAKETVRSWGFLLGLSYYFGKGYSASANYTYADINTDDLTDPIIPGFNTPKHKMNLGVQGKMIWKGLGFNVNWKWVDDYFWESSFGDGQVESFNILDAQLNYQLPDYYLTFSVGGSNLTNQKYRTSYGTPLIGTRVYASVLFDMNFKR